One region of Carya illinoinensis cultivar Pawnee chromosome 8, C.illinoinensisPawnee_v1, whole genome shotgun sequence genomic DNA includes:
- the LOC122318833 gene encoding uncharacterized protein LOC122318833 isoform X6 yields the protein MAENIVISVVAKIAEYTVAPVGRWLCYSFHFNSNIENLKTQAEHLREAKDMVQHSVDVAVRNEEEIYPVVSTWLTDVDRITELATRRLRESEEEAGTRSSNAACLNLKQRHRLSREAKKIVESIAQLFANGKFGKVSNPTLPSEEMVYKGNIENLKNQEEELQHARERVQLSVVAASRNGEEIYSDVSKWLTDVDRITVLATKILRESEEEASTRSSNAAGLNLQQRHQLSREAKKIVENIAQLFTRLHNNGNFEKVSIPTLPSEEMDYRSNIENLKNQEEELQHARERVRPSVVAALRNGEEIYSDVSKWLTDVDRITESATKILRESEEEARTRSSNAAGLNLQQRHELSREAKKIVENIVQLFAKLRNNGNFEKVSKPPTLQNMVPKQSKDYMILGSRMSVIKRIMEALRDGSFNRIGVSGLAGVGKSTLMKEICRQVKEKRLFDEVALAEVTNSPNLCRIQGEIASMLNLQFDSNETKSKRADRLEKRLKNGNEILVILDDIWMELDLKEIGIPSGGCKLLLTSRDQRVLASRMDTEKNFKLDILGVEEAWTLFEKMAGVSFKDDPRLQNEAIKVAKECAGLPIALVTVSKALKDHKDLSIWKDALVQLRRPPPEHDTEIWLPVYSCIKLSYKHLVGEEIKSLFLLCAQQGYVISYQDLLRYGFGLRLFPGAYTMEDASNRLKGLVLKLQDSCLLIQSPHSSKEFYMHDVVRHVATMIASNDRNMFVMRGNGGQTTWAFGDALKTCEVLSIHGAHHIHKYPNKVECPKLRYFHVQCKDSYLNSYLKWPIEDIIFQGMNMLEDIIFQGMDKLEVLSLTKIRLSSLWPLTKLQTLCLHECELMDIHVIGELNTLVILSLARSSISNLPSEIRLLTSLRLLDLTYCVRLKVIPPNVLSSLVNLEELYMQGIKVQWEVEGPRNEGQNASLAELKKLSHLTTLEMDISDANYIPKDLFTEKFERYKICIGDIKPWDTLFTVEAISRALKFKNMSFQLDFEIKMLLKRTEYLHLDSSNCTKSVLYELNRENFQKLKHLHIQINGDIKRILELRTPAVAFPILETFVLKDMFSLEEICRGKLLLSSFKNLKVLKVVNCDKLRFIFSSSIVRGLSLLEELNITSCNNMGAIFVKEEEDGIEDHGDMMVFGRLQTLVLNDLPKLVGFLSTKDSLMADCRETNSEGNHDLQLPLLHHDQVSFPSLQTLCMWGLPKIKYVWSCGQEPKTVFSGLEQLQVLEIEDCGVEEIVAFERGGEAVAIIEIEDCGGEEIVAFERGGEAVAIRTLMFPQVTKLKFRNLLKLKWFYKGVHVSKWPMLKEMKIERCEKVEIFASEVVSFEKTVKDQRQFEMSNIKQPLFSVDEDSFPSLETLWISDCQELFHVFPTAILMRSLTDLRIQFCSSLEIIFGKLDGQNGKEPQVLISPGSRTEESGAITNFASTVSFPSLQTLHMKYLRKIKHIWSEYSKTVFNFQSLQNINACRCESLKSLFPISIIRCLEQLQVLEIENCGVEEIVAVEGGGGEAIRTLVFPQVTQLKFSDLPRLKWFCQGVYVTKWPMLKKMKIVRCEKVEIFASEVVSFEKTVKDQRQFEMSNIKQPLFLVNEHSFPSLETLEFLYMGSLEIIFGKLEGQNGKEPQVLISPASGTEESGATTHFASTVSFPSLQTLCMKDLPKLKHVWSYDQEPKTVFNFQNLQNINAWRCKSLKSLFPISVINCLKQLQLLEIEDCGVEEIVVVERGGEAVAIRTLVFPQVTQLKFSYLGRLKWFCKGVYVSKWPMLKEMTIDGCDKVEIFASEVVSFEKTVKDQRQFEMSNIKQPIFLVNEHSFPSLETLEISNMDSLEIIFGKLEGQNGIEPQVLISPESRTEESGAITNFASTVAFPSLQTLRMKDLHKLKHVWSEYSKTVFNFQNLEVIQAVRCESLKSLFPISIIRCLEQLQVLEIENCGVEEIVAVERGGGGGEAIRTLVFPQVTQLKFSDLSRLKWFCQGVYVTKWPMLKEMTIDGCDKVEIFASEVVSFEKTVKDQRQFEMSNIKQPLFLVNEHSFPSLETLEFWDMDSLEIIFVKLEGQNGKEPQVLISPASGTEESGATTHFVSTIVFPQVTQLKFSDLPRLKSFCQGVYVTKWPMLKKMKIERCEKIEIFASEVVSFEKTVKDQRQFEMSNIKQPLFLMNEHSFPSLETLEFWDMDSLEIIFGKLEGQNGKEPQVLISPESGTEESGAITNFASTVAFPSLQTLRMKDLHKLKHVWSEYSKTVFNFQNLEVIQAVRCESLKSLFPISIIRCLEQLQVLEIENCGVEEIVAVERGGGGGEAIRTLVFPQVTQLKFSDLSRLKWFCQGVYVTKWPMLKEMTIDGCDKVEIFASEVVSFEKTVKDQRQFEMSNIKQPLFLVNEHSFPSLETLEFLNMGSLEIIFGMLEGQNGKEPQVLISPASGTEESGATTHFASTVRIHSIYIVEIYIYTLCPQIIIASLY from the exons ATGGCGGAGAATATCGTTATTTCAGTTGTTGCAAAAATAGCAGAATACACTGTTGCACCTGTTGGTCGGTGGCTATGCTATTCATTTCACTTCAACAGCAACATAGAGAATCTGAAGACTCAGGCAGAGCATTTGCGGGAGGCTAAAGACATGGTGCAACACTCAGTTGATGTTGCTGTAAGAAACGAAGAGGAAATTTATCCTGTTGTTAGCACGTGGTTGACAGATGTAGATCGTATTACAGAATTGGCCACCAGGAGACTTCGTGAAAGCGAAGAAGAAGCAGGTACGAGGAGCTCTAATGCAGCTTGCCTAAACTTGAAACAACGGCATCGATTAAGTCGGGAAGCAAAGAAGATCGTGGAAAGTATTGCCCAACTTTTTGCCAAtggaaagtttggaaaagtttcgAATCCTACTCTTCCTTCAGAAGAAATGGTCTACAAAGGCAACATAGAGAACCTGAAGAATCAGGAAGAGGAGCTGCAACATGCGCGAGAAAGGGTGCAACTCTCGGTTGTTGCTGCTTCAAGAAATGGTGAGGAAATTTATTCTGATGTTAGCAAGTGGTTGACAGATGTAGATCGTATTACAGTATTGGCCACCAAGATACTTCGTGAAAGCGAAGAAGAAGCAAGTACGAGGAGCTCTAATGCGGCTGGCCTAAACTTGCAGCAACGACATCAATTAAGTCGGGAAGCAAAGAAGATTGTGGAAAATATTGCCCAACTTTTTACCAGACTTCATAACAATGGAAACTTTGAAAAAGTTTCGATTCCTACTCTTCCTTCAGAAGAAATGGACTACAGAAGCAACATAGAGAATCTGAAGAATCAGGAAGAGGAGCTGCAACATGCTCGAGAAAGGGTGCGACCCTCAGTTGTTGCTGCTTTAAGAAATGGTGAGGAAATTTATTCTGATGTTAGCAAGTGGTTGACAGATGTAGATCGTATTACAGAATCGGCCACCAAGATACTTCGTGAAAGCGAAGAAGAAGCACGTACGAGGAGCTCTAATGCGGCTGGCCTAAACTTGCAACAACGACATGAATTAAGTCGGGAAGCAAAGAAGATCGTGGAAAATATTGTCCAACTTTTTGCCAAACTTCGTAACAATGGAAACTTTGAAAAAGTTTCGAAACCTCCTACTTTGCAAAACATGGTACCTAAGCAAAGCAAGGATTACATGATCTTGGGTTCGAGGATGTCAGTTATAAAGAGAATTATGGAGGCATTGAGAGATGGTAGTTTCAACAGGATCGGCGTGTCGGGGTTGGCTGGAGTTGGAAAGAGTACATTGATGAAAGAAATTTGCAGGCAAGTCAAGGAAAAAAGGTTATTCGATGAGGTGGCTCTGGCAGAAGTGACAAACAGCCCCAACCTATGTCGAATTCAAGGAGAAATTGCAAGCATGCTAAATTTACAGTTCGATTCAAAtgaaacaaaaagcaaaagagcaGATCGTCTAGAGAAGAGGTTAAAAAATGGCAATGAGATACTCGTAATCTTGGATGATATATGGATGGAACTTGATTTGAAAGAAATAGGAATTCCTTCTGGAGGATGCAAACTACTACTGACATCCAGAGATCAACGGGTACTAGCTTCTCGTATGGACACCGAAAAGAACTTCAAACTCGACATTTTAGGGGTAGAAGAAGCATGGACCTTATTTGAAAAGATGGCAGGTGTTTCTTTCAAAGATGATCCTCGTTTGCAGAACGAAGCAATTAAGGTAGCTAAAGAGTGTGCGGGTCTTCCGATTGCACTTGTAACAGTTTCTAAGGCATTAAAGGATCATAAGGATTTGAGTATCTGGAAGGATGCCCTGGTGCAACTAAGAAGGCCCCCTCCAGAACATGACACAGAAATATGGTTACCTGTATATTCTTGTATAAAGTTGAGTTATAAACATCTTGTTGGTGAAGAGATCAAATCCCTCTTTTTGCTTTGTGCTCAACAAGGTTATGTCATCTCCTATCAGGACTTGTTGAGATATGGTTTTGGTTTGCGTTTATTCCCTGGCGCTTATACGATGGAAGATGCAAGCAACAGACTAAAAGGATTAGTTTTGAAACTCCAAGATTCTTGTTTGCTAATACAAAGTCCACATAGCTCCAAGGAATTTTACATGCATGATGTTGTTCGTCATGTCGCTACAATGATTGCGTCAAATGATCGTAATATGTTTGTCATGAGAGGCAATGGTGGGCAAACAACATGGGCATTTGGGGATGCACTAAAAACATGCGAGGTGCTCTCTATTCATGGTGCACATCATATCCATAAATATCCCAATAAAGTAGAATGTCCTAAATTAAGATACTTTCATGTTCAGTGTAAAGATTCATATTTGAATTCATATTTGAAATGGCCAATCGAAGACATTATCTTCCAAGGGATGAACATGCTCGAAGACATTATCTTCCAAGGGATGGACAAGCTCGAAGTTCTGAGTTTAACAAAGATACGACTTTCATCTCTTTGGCCACTTACAAAGCTACAAACATTGTGTCTACATGAATGTGAGCTGATGGATATTCATGTGATTGGAGAACTCAACACTTTAGTAATTCTTAGTCTTGCTCGTTCTTCCATTTCAAATTTGCCAAGTGAAATAAGGTTGTTGACTAGTTTGCGGTTATTGGATTTGACTTATTGTGTTAGACTTAAGGTGATTCCTCCTAATGTCTTGTCAAGCTTGGTCAACTTAGAAGAGTTGTATATGCAAGGAATCAAAGTCCAATGGGAGGTTGAAGGACCCAGAAATGAAGGACAAAATGCTAGCCTTGCAGAGCTAAAGAAATTGTCGCACTTGACCACTTTAGAGATGGATATTTCGGATGCCAACTATATACCGAAAGATTTGTTTACTGAAAAGTTTGAGAGATACAAGATATGCATTGGAGATATCAAGCCATGGGACACATTATTTACGGTAGAGGCAATCTCAAGAGCGTTAAAATTCAAGAATATGAGCTTCCAATTGGACTTTGAGATCAAAATGCTACTGAAAAGGACAGAATATCTTCATTTAGACAGCTCGAACTGTACTAAGAGTGTCTTATATGAATTAAATAGAGAGAATTTTCAAAAACTGAAGCATCTCCATATCCAAATCAATGGGGATATTAAGCGTATCCTTGAGTTGAGGACACCAGCTGTTGCCTTTCCTATCCTGGAGACATTTGTTTTGAAAGATATGTTCAGCTTGGAAGAAATTTGTCGGGGCAAACTTCTGTTGTCATCCTTCAAAAacttgaaagttttaaaagtgGTTAACTGTGATAAATTAAGATTTATCTTCTCATCATCTATAGTCAGAGGCCTTTCACTACTTGAAGAATTGAACATAACAAGCTGCAACAACATGGGTGCAATATtcgtgaaagaagaagaagacggaaTAGAAGATCATGGAGATATGATGGTGTTCGGTCGACTTCAAACCTTGGTGCTAAATGATCTTCCAAAGCTCGTGGGCTTCCTAAGCACAAAAGATTCATTAATGGCTGATTGTAGAGAAACCAATTCAGAGGGCAACCATGATCTTCAGTTGCCACTTCTACATCATGATCAG GTTTCCTTTCCAAGCTTGCAAACACTGTGTATGTGGGGTCTACCCAAAATAAAGTACGTATGGAGCTGTGGACAAGAACCCAAAACAGTTTTCTCAGGTCTCGAGCAATTGCAAGTACTTGAGATTGAGGATTGTGGGGTGGAGGAAATTGTTGCATTTGAAAGAGGAGGAGAAGCAGTAGCAATTATTGAGATTGAGGATTGTGGGGGGGAGGAAATTGTTGCATTTGAAAGAGGAGGAGAAGCAGTAGCAATTAGGACTTTGATGTTCCCTCAAGtaactaagttgaagtttagaaATTTACTGAAACTCAAGTGGTTTTACAAAGGAGTGCATGTTTCAAAATGGCCAATGCTGaaagagatgaaaattgaaagatgCGAGAAAGTGGAGATATTTGCTTCAGAAGTTGTGAGttttgaaaaaacagttaaagATCAAAGGCAGTTTGAGATGTCCAATATTAAACAACCCCTTTTCTCGGTGGATGag GACTCATTCCCTAGCTTGGAGACACTGTGGATTTCTGATTGTCAAGAGTTGTTTCATGTCTTTCCAACGGCAATATTAATGCGAAGTCTAACTGATCTACGAATACAATTCTGCAGTtctttagaaattatatttggaaaGCTGGATGGACAAAATGGTAAAGAGCCACAAGTTTTAATATCCCCAGGGTCAAGAACAGAAGAAAGTGGAGCAATAACAAATTTTGCATCAACA GTTTCCTTTCCTAGCTTGCAAACACTGCATATGAAGTATCTACGCAAGATAAAGCACATATGGAGTGAATATTCCAAAAcagttttcaattttcaaagtcTGCAAAACATAAATGCTTGCAGATGTGAGAGTCTGAAAAGTTTATTTCCAATCTCGATCATCAGATGTCTCGAGCAATTGCAAGTACTTGAGATTGAGAATTGTGGGGTGGAGGAAATTGTTGCAgttgaaggaggaggaggagaagcaaTTAGGACTTTGGTGTTCCCTCAAGTAACCCAGTTGAAGTTTAGCGATTTACCGAGACTCAAGTGGTTTTGCCAAGGAGTGTATGTTACAAAATGGCCGATGctgaaaaagatgaaaattgtAAGATGCGAAAAAGTGGAGATATTTGCTTCAGAAGTTGTGAGctttgaaaaaacagttaaagATCAGAGGCAGTTCGAGATGTCCAATATTAAACAACCCCTTTTCTTGGTGAATGag CACTCATTCCCCAGCTTGGAGACACTGGAATTTTTGTACATGGGTTcgttagaaattatatttggaaaGCTGGAGGGGCAAAATGGTAAAGAACCACAAGTTTTAATATCCCCAGCATCAGGGACAGAAGAAAGTGGAGCAACCACACACTTTGCGTCGACC GTTTCCTTCCCTAGCTTGCAAACATTGTGTATGAAGGATCTACCCAAATTAAAGCACGTATGGAGCTATGACCAAGAACCCAAAAcagttttcaattttcaaaatctgCAAAACATAAATGCTTGGAGATGTAAGAGTTTGAAAAGTTTATTTCCAATCTCGGTCATCAATTGTCTCAAGCAATTGCAATTACTTGAGATTGAGGATTGTGGGGTGGAGGAAATTGTTGTAGTTGAAAGAGGAGGAGAAGCAGTAGCAATTAGGACATTGGTGTTCCCTCAAGTAACCCAGTTGAAGTTTAGCTATTTAGGGAGACTCAAGTGGTTTTGCAAAGGAGTGTATGTTTCAAAATGGCCGATGCTGAAAGAGATGACAATTGATGGATGCGACAAAGTGGAGATATTTGCTTCAGAAGTTGTGAGctttgaaaaaacagttaaagATCAGAGGCAGTTCGAAATGTCCAATATTAAACAACCCATTTTCTTGGTGAATGag CACTCATTCCCCAGCTTGGAGACACTGGAAATTTCGAACATGGATtcattagaaattatatttggaaaGCTGGAGGGGCAAAATGGTATAGAACCACAAGTTTTAATATCCCCAGAGTCAAGGACAGAAGAAAGTGGAGCAATCACGAATTTTGCATCAACA GTTGCCTTCCCTAGCTTGCAAACACTGCGCATGAAGGATCTACACAAATTAAAGCACGTATGGAGTGAATATTCCAAAAcagttttcaattttcaaaatctggAAGTAATACAAGCTGTGAGATGTGAGAGTCTGAAAAGTTTATTTCCAATCTCGATCATCAGATGTCTCGAGCAATTGCAAGTACTTGAGATTGAGAATTGTGGGGTGGAGGAAATTGTTGCAGTtgaaagaggaggaggaggaggagaagcaaTTAGGACTTTGGTGTTCCCTCAAGTAACCCAGTTGAAGTTTAGCGATTTATCGAGACTCAAGTGGTTTTGCCAAGGAGTGTATGTTACAAAATGGCCGATGCTGAAAGAGATGACAATTGATGGATGCGACAAAGTGGAGATATTTGCTTCAGAAGTTGTGAGctttgaaaaaacagttaaagATCAAAGGCAGTTCGAAATGTCCAATATTAAACAACCCCTTTTCTTGGTGAATGag CACTCATTCCCCAGCTTGGAGACACTGGAATTTTGGGACATGGATTcgttagaaattatatttgtaaagcTGGAGGGGCAAAATGGTAAAGAACCACAAGTTTTAATATCCCCAGCGTCAGGGACAGAAGAAAGTGGAGCAACCACACACTTTGTGTCAACC atCGTGTTCCCTCAAGTAACCCAGTTGAAGTTCAGCGATTTACCGAGACTCAAGTCGTTTTGCCAAGGAGTGTATGTTACAAAATGGCCGATGctgaaaaagatgaaaattgaaagatgCGAGAAAATTGAGATTTTTGCTTCAGAAGTTGTGAGctttgaaaaaacagttaaagATCAGAGGCAGTTCGAAATGTCCAATATTAAACAACCCCTTTTCTTGATGAATGag CACTCATTCCCCAGCTTGGAGACACTGGAATTTTGGGACATGGATTcgttagaaattatatttggaaaGCTGGAGGGGCAAAATGGTAAAGAACCACAAGTTTTAATATCCCCAGAGTCAGGGACAGAAGAAAGTGGAGCAATCACAAATTTTGCATCAACA GTTGCCTTCCCTAGCTTGCAAACACTGCGCATGAAGGATCTACACAAATTAAAGCACGTATGGAGTGAATATTCCAAAAcagttttcaattttcaaaatctggAAGTAATACAAGCTGTGAGATGTGAGAGTCTGAAAAGTTTATTTCCAATCTCGATCATCAGATGTCTCGAGCAATTGCAAGTACTTGAGATTGAGAATTGTGGGGTGGAGGAAATTGTTGCAGTtgaaagaggaggaggaggaggagaagcaaTTAGGACTTTGGTGTTCCCTCAAGTAACCCAGTTGAAGTTTAGCGATTTATCGAGACTCAAGTGGTTTTGCCAAGGAGTGTATGTTACAAAATGGCCGATGCTGAAAGAGATGACAATTGATGGATGCGACAAAGTGGAGATATTTGCTTCAGAAGTTGTGAGctttgaaaaaacagttaaagATCAAAGGCAGTTCGAAATGTCCAATATTAAACAACCCCTTTTCTTGGTGAATGag CACTCATTCCCCAGCTTGGAGACACTGGAATTTTTGAACATGG